In the genome of Drosophila subpulchrella strain 33 F10 #4 breed RU33 chromosome 2L, RU_Dsub_v1.1 Primary Assembly, whole genome shotgun sequence, one region contains:
- the LOC119545936 gene encoding probable splicing factor, arginine/serine-rich 6 yields MSRHPSDRKVYVGDLGNNARKNDLEYVFGAYGSLRSVWIARNPPGFAFVEFESARDAADAVRGLDGRTVCGRRARVELSTGKYARSGGGGGGGGGGGGGGGGLGGRDRGGGGGGGGRGDDKCYECGGRGHFARHCRERKARQRRRSNSFSRSRSTSRRRRTRSKSGTRSRSRSAGSVGRRSGRSNGRDENGSASRYSDHERNGSGAVDSPPPPKRRYEDEDEDRTRASPRSRSRSRSASPAVRRGSPPRRRGDSSASRSVSRD; encoded by the exons ATGTCGCGCCATCCGAGCGATAGGAAGGTGTACGTGGGCGATCTGGGTAACAATGCCCGCAAAAATGATCTGGAATATGTGTTTGGGGCGTACGGCAGTCTGCGCAGCGTCTGGATTGCCCGCAATCCGCCGGGCTTTGCCTTCGTTGAGTTCGAGAGTGCCCGCGATGCGGCGGATGCTGTGCGCGGCCTGGACGGACGTACGGTCTGCGGACGTCGTGCCCGTGTGGAGTTGTCCACCGGAAAGTACGCCAGATcaggcggcggcggtggtggtggaggaggaggcggtggCGGCGGAGGAGGACTTGGTGGACGCGAccgtggtggtggtggcggcggcggcggtcgTGGCGACGATAAGTGCTACGAGTGCGGCGGACGCGGCCATTTCGCACGCCACTGCCGAGAAAGGAAAGCCAGGCAGCGACGCAG AAGCAACTCGTTCAGCAGATCTCGCAGCACATCCCGTCGCAGGCGCACTCGCTCCAAGTCCGGCACCCGATCCCGCAGTCGCTCCGCCGGCTCGGTGGGACGCCGCTCCGGCCGCTCGAACGGACGGGACGAGAATGGATCAGCGTCGCGGTACAGCGACCATGAGCGCAATGGCAGTGGGGCGGTAGACTCCCCTCCGCCTCCAAAACGGCGCTATGAGGATGAGGACGAGGATAGGACCAGGGCATCGCCGCGGTCACGTTCCCGATCTCGATCGGCGTCGCCGGCGGTGCGCCGAGGATCGCCGCCCAGGCGTCGCGGCGACTCGTCCGCCTCACGGTCCGTTTCCAGGGACTAG
- the LOC119545934 gene encoding nucleolar protein 58 encodes MFVLYETPAGYAIFKLLDEKKLEQVDNLYLEFETPEKANKLLKLKHFEKFNDTTEALAAATAAVEGKVAKPLKKTLKKILVDDVQSSLLVADAKLGTAIKDKLSVQCVYNTGVQELMRCIRQQADSLLGGLPKREMTAMALGLAHSLSRYKLKFSPDKIDTMIVQAQCLLDDLDKELNNYMMRAREWYGWHFPELGKIITDNIAFVKTIKLVGTRDNMAASDLSDILPEDVEEKVKEAAEISMGTEISEEDVLNIQCLCDEIISINDYRVHLYDYLKARMMAMAPNLTVLVGDTVGARLIAHAGSLINLAKHPSSTVQILGAEKALFRALKTKKDTPKYGLIYHAQLVGQASQKNKGKMSRSLAAKASLATRVDAFGEEATFELGAAHKVKLESRLRLLEEGNLRKLSGTGKAKAKFEKYQAKSEVFTYQPEADNTLNVKKRKHSEAEQTPVKKEEIKEEEEAAEEEVKSEKKKKKKKKQKDEEAVEEAAAPEPEDVPTPAKKKKKSKHQE; translated from the exons ATGTTTGTGCTCTACGAAACGCCGGCGGGCTACGCGATTTTCAAGCTGCTGGACGAGAAGAAGCTAGAGCAGGTGGACAATCTGTACCTGGAGTTCGAGACTCCGGAGAAGGCCAACAAGCTGCTGAAGCTGAAGCACTTTGAGAAATTCAATGACACCACAGAGGCGCTGGCCGCTGCAACGGCGGCGGTGGAGGGCAAGGTGGCCAAGCCGCTGAAGAAGACCCTTAAGAAGATCCTCGTCGACGATGTGCAGTCGTCTCTGTTGGTGGCCGATGCCAAACTGGGCACCGCCATCAAGGACAAGCTGTCGGTGCAGTGTGTCTACAACACAGGCGTTCAGGAGCTGATGCGCTGCATCCGCCAGCAGGCGGACAGTTTGCTCGGCGGCTTGCCCAAGCGTGAGATGACCGCCATGGCTCTGGGTCTTGCCCACTCCCTGTCGCGCTACAAGCTCAAGTTCTCGCCCGACAAGATCGATACTATGATTGTGCAGGCCCAGTGCCTGCTGGATGACCTGGACAAGGAGCTGAATAACTACATGATGCGTGCCCGCGAGTGGTACGGCTGGCACTTCCCCGAGCTGGGCAAGATCATCACCGACAACATTGCCTTCGTGAAGACCATCAAGTTGGTGGGCACCAGGGACAACATGGCGGCGAGCGACCTGTCCGACATTCTGCCCGAAGATGTGGAGGAGAAGGTCAAGGAGGCGGCTGAAATCTCGATGGGCACAGAAATCTCCGAGGAGGATGTTCTGAACATTCAGTGCCTCTGCGACGAGATCATATCGATCAACGATTACCGCGTCCACTTGTACGACTACTTAAAGGCCAGAATGATGGCCATGGCTCCAAATTTGACGGTACTTGTGGGTGATACAGTGGGCGCTCGGCTGATTGCCCATGCTGGTTCGCTGATCAACCTAGCCAAGCATCCCTCGTCCACCGTGCAAATCCTGGGCGCCGAAAAGGCCCTCTTCCGTGCACTGAAGACCAAGAAGGATACGCCAAAGTATGGTTTAATCTACCACGCCCAGTTGGTGGGACAGGCCAGCCAGAAGAACAAGGGCAAGATGTCGCGTTCGCTGGCCGCCAAGGCGTCGCTGGCCACGCGAGTGGATGCCTTCGGCGAGGAGGCCACCTTCGAGCTGGGTGCGGCGCACAAGGTGAAACTGGAGTCGCGTCTGCGACTTCTGGAGGAGGGTAACCTGCGCAAACTCTCTGGCACCGGCAAGGCCAAGGCCAAGTTCGAGAAGTACCAGGCCAAGAG TGAGGTGTTCACGTACCAACCAGAGGCCGACAACACCTTGAACGTCAAGAAGCGCAAGCACTCCGAGGCGGAGCAGACGCCTGTTAAGAAGGAGGAGAttaaggaggaggaggaggctgCCGAGGAGGAGGTCAAGTCcgagaagaagaagaaaaagaagaagaagcagaagGATGAGGAGGCCGTTGAGGAGGCGGCAGCGCCTGAGCCCGAGGACGTGCCAACACCAgccaagaaaaagaaaaagtcAAAGCACCAGGAGTag
- the LOC119545935 gene encoding heterogeneous nuclear ribonucleoprotein 27C, producing the protein MEEDERGKLFVGGLSWETTQENLSRYFCRFGDIIDCVVMKNNESGRSRGFGFVTFADPTNVNHVLANGPHTLDGRTIDPKPCNPRTLQKPKKGGGYKVFLGGLPSNVTETDLRTFFGRYGKVTEVVIMYDQEKKKSRGFGFLSFEEESSVEHVTNERYINLNGKQVEIKKAEPRDGSGGQNSNNSTVGGAYGKLGNECSHWGPHHAPINMMQGQNGQMGGPPLNMPIGAPNMMPGYQGWGTSPQQQQYGYGNSGPGSYQGWGAPPGPQGPPPQWSNYAGPQQTQGYGGYDMYNSTSTGAPSGPSGGGSWNSWNMPPNSAGPTGAPGAGAGTATDMYSRAQTWAAGGPSTTGPVGGMPRTGPGNSASKSGSEYDYGGYGSGYDYDYSNYVKQEGASNYGAGPRSAYGNDSSTQPPYATSQAV; encoded by the exons ATGGAAGAGGATGAGAGGGGCAAACTGTTTGTGGGCGGCCTGTCCTGGGAGACGACGCAGGAGAACCTGTCGCGCTACTTCTGCCGCTTCGGGGACATCATCGACTGCGTGGTGATGAAGAACAACGAGAGCGGCAGGTCTCGCGGCTTTGGCTTCGTGACCTTTGCCGATCCCACCAACGTCAACCACGTGCTGGCGAACGGACCGCACACGCTCGACGGCCGCACCATCGACCCCAAGCCGTGCAATCCGCGCACCCTGCAGAAACCGAAGAAGGGCGGCGGCTACAAGGTCTTCCTGGGCGGCCTGCCCTCGAACGTCACCGAGACCGATCTGCGCACCTTCTTTGGCCGCTACGGCAAGGTTACCGAGGTGGTCATCATGTACGACCAGGAGAAGAAGAAGTCCCGCGGCTTCGGTTTCCTCTCCTTCGAGGAGGAGTCCTCCGTCGAGCACGTGACCAACGAGCGGTACATCAATCTGAATGGCAAGCAG GTCGAGATCAAGAAGGCCGAGCCTCGTGACGGATCTGGCGGTCAGAACTCCAACAACAGCACTGTGGGCGGCGCCTATGGCAAGCTGGGCAACGAGTGCAGCCACTGGGGACCGCACCACGCTCCCATCAACATGATGCAGGGCCAGAATGGCCAGATGGGTGGACCACCACTGAATATGCCCATTGGCGCGCCGAACATGATGCCTGGCTACCAGGGCTGGGGAACATCGCCGCAACAGCAGCAGTACGGCTACGGCAACAGCGGCCCAGGATCGTACCAGGGCTGGGGAGCTCCACCAGGACCCCAGGGACCGCCACCGCAGTGGTCGAACTACGCTGGACCGCAGCAGACGCAGGGCTATGGCGGCTATGACATGTACAACTCGACGTCGACCGGAGCTCCTTCGGGACCATCGGGCGGCGGCAGCTGGAACTCGTGGAACATGCCACCCAACTCTGCTGGACCCACTGGGGCACCAGGAGCCGGAGCCGGCACCGCCACGGACATGTACTCACGTGCCCAGACCTGGGCGGCGGGCGGTCCCTCGACCACCGGACCCGTTGGCGGCATGCCTCGCACCGGACCCGGCAACTCGGCCTCCAAGTCCGGCTCTGAGTACGACTACGGCGGCTATGGCTCGGgctacgactacgactacaGCAACTACGTGAAGCAGGAGGGCGCCTCCAACTACGGAGCTGGGCCGCGGTCAGCGTATGGCAACGATAGCTCCACGCAGCCACCCTATGCAACCTCTCAGGCTGTCTAA